A genomic segment from Melanotaenia boesemani isolate fMelBoe1 chromosome 9, fMelBoe1.pri, whole genome shotgun sequence encodes:
- the LOC121646513 gene encoding ribonucleoside-diphosphate reductase large subunit codes for MYVVKRDGRQERVMFDKITSRIQKLCYGLNPDFVDPAQITMKVIAGLYSGVTTVELDTLAAEISATLTTKYPDYTILAARIAVSNLHKETKKVFSDVMEDLYNYVNPLNKLHSPMISKETLDIVLDNKDRLNSAIIYDRDFSYNFFGFKTLERSYLLKINGKVAERPQHMLMRVSVGIHGRDIDAAIETYNLLSEKWFTHASPTLFNAGTNRPQLSSCFLLAMKDDSIEGIYDTLKQCALISKSAGGIGVAVSCIRSTGSYIAGTNGNSNGLVPMLRVYNNTARYVDQGGNKRPGAFAMYLEPWHFDVFDFLELKKNTGKEEQRARDLFYALWIPDLFMKRVESNQDWSLMCPNECPGLDECWGTEFEELYTKYEKEGRVKRVVKAQQLWYAIIESQTETGTPYMLYKDACNRKSNQQNLGTIKCSNLCTEIVEYTSQDEVAVCNLASIALNMYVTPERTFDFKKLASVTRVIVKNLNKIIDINYYPVPEAERSNKRHRPIGIGVQGLADAFILMRYPFESPEAQLLNTQIFETIYYAALEASCELAAKLGPYETYKGSPVSKGILQYDMWDKTPTDLWDWKLLKEKITKNGVRNSLLLAPMPTASTAQILGNNESIEAYTSNIYTRRVLSGEFQIVNPHLLKDLTERGLWNEEMKNKLIANNGSIQNIDEVPNDLKELYKTVWEISQKTILKMAADRGAFIDQSQSLNIHIAEPNYGKLTSMHFYGWKQGLKTGMYYLRTKPAANPIQFTLNKEKLKEAQTNKESDEIKERNTAAMVCSLENKDECLMCGS; via the exons ATGGACGCCAGGAGCGTGTTATGTTTGATAAAATCACCTCTCGCATCCAGAAGCTCTGCTACGGACTGAACCCCGACTTTGTAGATCCAGCTCAGATCACAATGAAGGTAATTGCGGGGTTGTATAGCGGCGTCACCAcagtggagcttgacacacttgCAGCTGAGATCTCTGCAACTCTCACAACTAAATACCCCGACTACACCATTCTCGCTGCTCGAATCGCTGTCTCAAACCTgcacaaagagacaaagaaagtGTTCAGCGACGTGATGGAGGACCTGTACAACTATGTGAATCCTCTGAACAAACTCCACTCCCCCATGATCTCAAAAGAGACGCTTGACATTGTTCTGGATAACAAAGATCGCCTAAACTCGGCCATAATTTACGACAGAGATTTCTCTTACAACTTCTTCGGCTTCAAGACCCTGGAGCGCTCCTATCTGCTAAAGATCAATGGCAAAGTGGCCGAGCGCCCGCAGCATATGCTTATGAGAGTGTCTGTTGGGATCCATGGAAGAGACATAGATGCAGCCATTGAGACATACAACTTGCTGTCAGAGAAGTGGTTCACCCACGCTTCTCCCACCCTCTTCAACGCTGgaaccaaccggccacagttgTCCAGCTGTttcctcctcgccatgaaagatGACAGCATCGAAGGCATTTATGACACCCTGAAGCAATGCGCCCTCATCTCCAAATCTGCTGGAGGCATCGGCGTGGCTGTCAGCTGCATCAGATCAACGGGAAGCTACATCGCGGGTACCAACGGCAACTCCAACGGGCTTGTTCCCATGCTGAGAGTCTACAACAACACTGCACGCTACGTCGATCAGGGTGGTAACAAGAGACCTGGAGCCTTCGCCATGTACCTGGAGCCCTGGCACTTTGATGTGTTTGATTTCCTGGAGCTGAAGAAGAACACAGGAAAAGAAGAACAGAGAGCCAGAGATCTTTTCTATGCTCTGTGGATCCCAGATCTGTTCATGAAGAGGGTGGAGAGCAACCAAGACTGGTCTCTGATGTGTCCAAACGAGTGTCCTGGCCTAGATGAGTGCTGGGGGACAGAGTTTGAAGAGCTCTACACTAAGTATGAGAAGGAAGGGAGGGTGAAGCGCGTGGTGAAGGCTCAGCAGCTGTGGTATGCCATCATTGAGTCCCAGACAGAAACGGGTACACCATACATGCTGTACAAAGATGCTTGCAACAGGAAGAGCAACCAGCAGAATCTGGGCACCATTAAATGCAGCAACCTCTGCACGGAAATTGTCGAGTACACCAGCCAAGATGAGGTGGCTGTTTGTAATCTGGCCTCCATCGCTCTCAACATGTACGTCACCCCTGAGCGGACCTTTGACTTTAAAAAACTAGCATCCGTGACCCGAGTAATTGtcaaaaacctaaacaaaataATCGACATCAATTATTACCCTGTCCCTGAAGCAGAGAGGTCCAACAAGCGGCACAGGCCAATAGGAATCGGCGTCCAGGGATTAGCCGATGCCTTCATCCTGATGCGTTATCCGTTTGAAAGCCCTGAAGCTCAGCTGCTCAACACCCAGATCTTTGAGACCATCTACTATGCTGCTCTGGAGGCGAGTTGTGAGCTGGCCGCCAAGCTTGGCCCCTACGAGACGTACAAAGGCTCCCCCGTCAGCAAGGGCATCCTCCAGTATGACATGTGGGACAAGACGCCAACAGATCTGTGGGACTGGAAGCTGCTAAAGGAGAAGATCACCAAAAATGGTGTGAGGAACAGCCTCCTGCTCGCCCCCATGCCAACAGCCTCCACTGCACAGATCCTGGGCAACAACGAGTCTATCGAAGCCTACACCAGCAACATCTACACCCGCAGGGTCCTCTCTGGGGAGTTCCAGATCGTTAACCCTCACCTGCTCAAAGACCTGACGGAGAGGGGGCTTTGGAACGAAGAGATGAAGAACAAGCTGATCGCCAATAATGGATCCATTCAG aACATTGACGAAGTTCCAAATGATTTGAAGGAGCTTTATAAAACAGTTTGGGAAATCTCTCAGAAGACCATACTGAAGATGGCCGCTGACCGGGGCGCCTTCATCGACCAGAGCCAATCCCTGAACATCCACATCGCAGAGCCAAACTACGGCAAACTAACCAGCATGCACTTCTACGGCTGGAAACAA